AACCCGGGCGACCAGGCGGCCTGGATCGCCGCCGGCGAGGTGATCGGCCGGCTGGGCGAGCTGGTGGAGCGGGAGGGCGGAAACGTGCGGCTGGCACGGTGGGTGGACGGGATCTGGCGGCCGTATTCCCGGCCGCTCCCGGCTCCGCTGCGCTACCTGCTGCTGGTGACCGTCCCCGATTCCTTTACCCACGCCGAGCAGAGCGCGCTCATGGAGCGCTTTGCCGGGTGGAGGAGCGCCGTCGAGGTCTTTCCCCTGCGTGAGGCCGAGGCGGTGGTGTACGGTTTTCTGCGGCGGGGAAAGGGAAGCCGCCCGGCACGTACCCTGGTAGTAGACGTGGGTGCCGGGACGGTGGACTACGCCGCCGTCCGGTGCACGTTCGCGGGCGACACGCTGGCTGAGATCGCGGTGGAGGGGCTTGCCGTCTCTCGCGCGGCCGGGAACCGCTTCGACGAAGCGGTGGGGGCGTTCCTGGGCGTGGTGGGGGGAGGCGCCCGCAAGCTGCGGGGGATCAAGGAAACCCGCTTTACCGATCCGGAGGCGCTGCACGCCGATCCCGACCCCGAGGTCGCCCGGTTCCTGGCGGACGACACCGCCCGGGAGTACTTCCGCGCGGCCATCGACACCCCCCTGGACGCGCTGCTGGGCAGGCTGAGCCTGCAGCCAGCGTGGGCGCCGCCCGGCTTTGACCAGGTGGTGCTCAGCGGGCGGGGCTCGCTGGGCGCCGGGTGGAAGCAGCACCTGGCGGAGGCGCTCACGACCCGCGGGCTGGTGCCGGCCGGTGCCGAGCGTGCCTGGCTGCATTGGCTGGGCGCAGGCGAGGGTCGGGGTGCCAACCGCGTGCGGGCGCAGGCGGAGCGGCTCAAGGGCGCCGTCGCCGAGGGGGCGCTGGCGCTGCTCGCCTTCGAGCAGACCCGCATCCAGACCAGCCGCGACATCCTGCGCGACCACCTGATCCTGATCACCCAGAACACGGAAGGCTTTCGCGCCCGGCTGCTCCTCCGCGCTGGTGAGCCCGTCCCCGAGGCCGGGGTGCCGGCCGAGCCGGTGAACTGGGAGGGATGGGCCCGCGCCTGGCTGGTCTACTCGTCGCATCCGCCCCTGAACGCGGTGCCGGGGGTGCCCGGATACGACGCCGAGCGGCTGTGGCGGGCCATCGGCGGCAAGGGCGCGGCGTCCGAAGGCCAGGGCGTTCCCGAGGTCCGCCAGGCCGCCCCTCCCCCCCGTCCGCGCCCGGGGGAGGAGCGCGGCGCCGTGCTGCGGGTGCGCGTGGAGCGGGGCGGGGTGGTGCGCTGGACCTTTCAACCACAGCCGGAGAGGAGCCTGACGGCATGAGCACGCCGATCGCCGTGGCGGACATCCGCAACCTCCGCAGCGGATTGAAGAAGCTGTTCACCAGCGGGGACCTGGACGAGGCCCAGGTGGTGTATCCTCCCTGGCCCACTCCCCGGCAGGAAGACACCGGGGAGTGGAGCGTTCCTGTCGCCCTGGCGGTGGACTTCGGCACCAGCGCCATCGCCGCCGCCGTGGTCGCGCGTGACCTTCCCGACGTGCTGATCCTGGGCCCGGAGCGGGAGCCCCTGCGGCCGTCGCACTTCGGCCGGCGTGAGGGACTTCGCTCATCGTCGCTGGAAGGCAACTACCGCCTGGAGATGGTGATTGAGGAGGACCCGGGCGCGCGCGAGCGCTGGGACTACTTTCCCTGCCTCAAGCGGCGTATCGAGCTCCTGGCGCGAAAGAACGTGCAGGGGTGGGAGCAGGAGGCCCTGCTCGACGTGGCGGCGGTGGCGGCGCAGGCCCTGCGCGCCGCGCGCGACACGAAGGGGCAGACGCTTCGCCAGCGCCTGCGCGACGGATTCGAAATCTACCTGGCGGTGCCCAACAACTTTCCGCCGCAGGGGGTAAAGGTCCTTCAACGGGGCGTGTTCTTTGGAGCGGCCGCGGCCACGGGGCGGCGCCCCTCTCCCCGGGTCACGACTGTCCTGGAGGCGGAGGCCGTGGCGTACGCCGAGTTCGGACGACGGCGCCTGACCCGGGAGCCCGTGCTTTCGGGATCGGCGCTCATCCTGGACGCGGGCGCGGGCACCACCGACGCCACCGTGGTACGCATTGAGGGCGAGGGGCTCCGGGTGGTGGCGCACGCCGGTATTCCCGTGGGCGGCATAGACCTGGACGCGCTGATCGCCGAGCAGGGCGGGTCGGGCCTCGGCCAGCGCCAGCGCGGGCGTCTGGAGCGGCTGCGCGCCGCCCCGGGGTACAAGCTGCGGTTCTGGTCCGCCACCTCCGCGCCCCCGGACGGCGACCGCCATCAGGCCCTGGCCAAGGCGCTGGTGGACGAGCGCGGGTATTCCGACACCTCGCCCGACGGACACCCGCTGGCCGAAGCGCTCAAGGCGGGGTATAACCGGTACCTGGGACTGGCCGTGCACGGGCTGCTGGACAGCCTGCACCCCGCCGTGCTGGCGGACGTCACGCAGGTGGTGGTGAGCGGGCGGGCCAGCTTGCTCGCCGGCTTCCGTGAGGCCGTGGGCGCCGCACTCGAGGGGCGGATCGCCAAGGGCGCGCCGATCGAGCCGCCGCGGCCGCTGGGCAGCCACGGGGCCGACCCGCGCAAGCTGGCGGTGGTGGAGGGGGTGGCCACGTTCGCCGCGCGGGACTTTGTCACCTACCGGCGTCCCCTGCAGGCGGGGGCGGAGATCTACGTCGAGGCCCCGTGGCTGGACCCGCCGGACCGGGTGCTGCTGGAGTCCGGTCATCCCCTGGTGGACGGATGGGGGGTGGTGGCCTTTCACAACCCCCAGAACGACACGCGACGGCGGACCGTGCGCAAGCGCACGCTCAGCTACGATGTGCTGCAGTCGCTGGTGCAGCGCGGGTTCTTCGACGGCGCCAGGGACGTGGACCTGCTCCTGGCCTGGTCGTCCATGCCGCTGCTGCGCATTCCCACGGCTCCTCCCTACACCGCATGGATCGCCTACAACTTCTTTCTGCAGAAGGCCATCGGAGAAGTCTCGGGAGAACGCTTCGACGCACACTCCATTGCCCCCGAGCCGGACGGCGCCGGCGACTGGATCCATCCCGTGCACCGGCTGCAGGAGAACTGGTTTGAGGAGTGGTTCATCATGAGGAAGAGCGCATGAGCCTTCGAGCGTGGGTGCTGGCGGCGCTGCTGGCGCTGCCCGCGGGGAACGCCGTGGCCCAGGCGCGGGTCCCGCGGCTGGCCACGGCCCCCGGCACCGCCTACTTCGTGGTGCCGTCCCCCGGGGCCCCCGACAGCGTCTGGTTCGGGTGGAGCTGGCCCCAGGCGGACCCCCTCTCGGCGCAGCTGTTCGAGCAGGGTTCCCAGGCCAGGCTCACGCCGTTCGCCGGCGCGGCGCCCGCGCCGCGGCAGGCGCAGGCCGTCCGCTTTCCCGCCGTGGCCGTGGGTCCGCAGGGCGAGCTCTGGCTTCTGCAGGGCGAGGGCGCCGCGGAGTGGCTGACGCTGCTGGACGCCGCCGAGGCAACGCTGCGGCGAGGAGGCCAGCGGCTGCCGGGAACGCAGCTGCGGGGCGTCAACGATCTCGGCAGGTTCGGCCGCTGCACCGTCTACTCCGCGCCGCCGCTCGCGCCGCTCGGGGGCGACACGGGCCGGGTGCGTCTGCCGACGTTGCGTGCGACGGCGGCGGCGTCGCCGACCGCTTTCCCGGTCGAGGTTACGCCCGGTGAGGAAGTCGCCGTACCGCGCTACAGCCGCTGGCTGGTGGCGGACGGCAGACCGTGCACCCCCGGCCCGGCGGATACACTGCGGCTCTTTCGCGCAGACACCGCCGGGTTCTTCCTCACCCTTACCGGGGTCCAGGTCGGGGCGGCGGACGTGTCGAACGGTCCGTGGCCCAATTGGGTGCCCGGGGTGCGCAGGAGGAGCACCGGCCCCGGGCCGTTCGCGCAGGAGATCGTGTTGAAGGCGGCGGATCTCCCGCAGCCCGGTGTGGGAGGCACCGACCTTTGCGCGGCGGAGGTGTTCCGCGCCGTATGCTCGTGGGACCGTGCTCTGCGGCGCGGCGTCTACACGGTCTCGGACTCGATGGGCAACCGCGCGGGCCCGCTGGCGGCGGCGGTACGCGCGTCCTGCGCCAGCCTGCTCGCCGGCGTGGGAAGCTGCGGAAGCGTCGGCGACCGCCTCTGGCGGACGCGGACGGGGATCACCGCGGCGTGGGGATACGGCGGCGTGCTGGTTCTCTCCGCTGCTCCCCGCATCGAAAGCCGCGCGCGTGACGACTCGTTGTCCTGGATCATCGCCGCCGCGCTCGCCGATTCGCTCGCCACGGCGCGCCGGCTGGTGCTGGGAACCGACACCCTGACCGTCCGCGTGGTTCCCTCGCGGCCGCCAGGCTGGTCCCTGGCAGAGTTGATCGTCGCCGGGTTGATCGTGCTCGTGTCGCTGCTGGGGGCGGCGTACCTGCATTCGAGGCACCGAGACACGAAGGACGACGACCTGCGCTCGCGGTTGTACCGCGCGCTCGTCATTGAGGCCGTCCGTTCCACCGCCCCCGCACTCACCGAGCGCTCGCAACGCGCGCCGCTGGACGTGGTTGCCTTCGGGTGGGCACTTGCCGATCCGACCGGGCTCCCCGCCCGGCGTGGCTTGCAGGCGCTGCGGCTGCCGCGCCGCGAGAAGCCCGGCGCCGCGCTCCACAGCAACGGAAAGGTTGTCACTCACTTCGACCAGCTCCTGCGATTCGACAGGCCGGCAACGGCGGTGAAGCGGGACCTGTGGGGCGCCTCTCCGGCGTTCCTGGTACTGGGCGGGCGTTACCTTGCCGCGTCTCAGCCCTCTTCATCCGGAAAGAAGCAGCAGTGGACGGAGGCGCGCGACGAGGTGGTCAGGGCCGCGGGCACAGCGGCCCTGCGCGCCGCTCGCCCCCCGTGGAGAGACGCCGATGCGGAGGGTGCCACGCGGTGGGCCGCGCACCTGGCGCTGGGGGCGGAGCTTGCGGGCGGACACGCGGCGGAGGACGGGGTGCTGCGCGCGGTCCTGACCAGCGAGATGGTACCCGCCGCGGTCCGGACATACCTGTACCAGCTGGAGAAGCTGCCGGACGACGTCCGCACGTCTCCGGCCGTCTGGGTGCGGCTCGGCCGGGAGGCGCGCGGCGCGTTCGGCCCCGTCCGCCGGTCCGGAGCGGAGGGCGGCGACGCGGGCGATGACGCGCAGCCGGGGCCGCTGCACGAAGAGCTGCGCCGCGCGCCGTGGCTGGCGGTGCTGCTGGGCTTCTGGTCGGAGCAGAAGAGTGAGGAAGGCCGTGCCAGGCACCCAGACCTGAGCCGGCTCGCCGACGAGGTGCGGGTCGCCGGCGGTGACGGGCTTCCTGCACAACCCAGGGGAATTGAGAAGCCCGAGGCCGCTCTGCTGCTGGGATGGTGGCTGGTACGCCAGCCGGCGGTGGGCGCCAGTGAAGCTCTCCCGCATGTGGAGGACACGAATCCTCCGGAAGTCACGCTCCCAGCAGCCGCAACGAAAGGCGCGGACGACACGCGGAACGAGCGGTACCCGGAGCGGCGAAAGGAGGGCGGCGGTACGACGACTGGCCTGGCGCCGGAGCACATCGACAAGCTGCTCGAACGGGAGCTGAAGAAGGCGGAGGAGAGTAGGCGGATCCCCGAGTGGGTTTCCAGCCTCGATCGCCTGCTCGACCGGACGGCGGCGGCGTCGGTGCGTCACACGGCCGAGCAGAACCTCAACGTGCGGCACGAGGCCCTGAACGCGAGAGAAGAGAGGCTGGAGGCGCGGGAGAACTCGCTCGTCGAGGGGGCGGCCACGGTGGCCCGGACGGCGGCCGAGGTGCGGCTCATCGCGGAGCACCTGGCGGGCTTCGTCGAGGAGGTTCTGACGCGCACCGAACAGCGGATCCTGACCGAGCTGCGCGGACTGCCGTCCCAGATCCATCAGGCGGTGGAGACTCGGGCCCGTTCGGCGGTGGACGATTGGAAGGGCCTCATCCTGGATGCGGCGCAAAAGGAGGCGGCGGAGCGGGTGCGCACGGAGTGGGCGCCGTACCAGACGCGCATCGAGCAGATCCTTCCGGACCTGACCTCTCCCGAGGCGGAGCGCTCCGCGCAGTTGCTCCGCGAGCTGCACGGCCACCCGGGCCTTCTGCGCGACCTGCTGAGCCTTCGCAGCCGGGTGACGGACCATACGTGGAGCCTGCTGGTGAACCCCGCCGACGCCGCGCTGGCCGAGGACCACCGCCAGGCTGGCGCGGACGCCGTGCAGCCCCGGGTAAACCGCGTGGTGAACCAGATCCAGTCGCTTCCGGGGGACGGTCAGACCCGGGTGCAGGAGGTGCTAGTGAACGTGGACGTGCTTGCCCGGTGGGCGGAGCAGCTCTGGCGCGCCCTGCTGGTTCCCGCCGTCAACGACAGGGTTGCCGGCCTTTCGGACGCGGCGCGCGCCGAGTGGGACCAGAGCTACCGGGCGCTGCTGCACTTCGTGGTGAACCACGCGGGCGCGTACAGCCGGCTCCTGTCCACGATGCGGGGCGGTCCGGACGGGCGCGCGGAGCGTCCGCTCCTGGTGGATGCGGAGGTGCTGCGCGGGCTGGACGGCACGAACGCTGATATTGCGGGCCGCCTGCGTATGCAGCTGCTTCCTCCCGAGCGGCTGGGGGAGCTGGACCGGGTGGTGCTGGCCATCCAGTACCTTACGGAAGCGTTCCCGCTCGAGCAGCTGGAACGGATTCGAACGGGGCTGGGCGACTCGCTGCTCGCCGATCTGCAGGATCGCCTTTCCCGGGCGGGCTTTGCCCCCCGCTTTCACGACTTGGTGCGCGGAATCTCCGAGCCGCTGGGGCTGGAGTACCGGCCCGTGGTCTACTACCAGAGCTCCATCGATGCGCCGGCCTTCCGGTTCATCGACCGCGAGGTAAGTCGCATCTCCCTTTCCCAGCGCCTGGGATACGAGGCCAGGCCCGGTTCGGAAACGCTGGTGGTGCGGTTGGAGCGGCCGTTTTTCTTCGACGCGGTGCACAAGCACTACTATGCCGGCTTCGCGCACGTGGCGCGGCCATAAGCGAAAAGGGTGCGGCAATGGCGACCAGGGTCACCCACTTTCTTCCCCAAGCGCTCGACGTAGTGGAGCAGGCGCTGCGCAGCGCGCGTGCAATGGAACTGGGGATGGAGCCGTCGTACGAGCGGCTGTCGCTTCCCCACCGCGACAGCCCGTTCTTCACGCTGGCCGAAAGCCTTGCGCGCGGGCTTCCGGAGACCGTCGTGAAGCTTCTCCTTCTTCCGCGCGAGCACGAAGCGACGGGCGTTCGGCAGTGGGCGGGAGTGCTACAGCGGGAAGGTCGCGACCTGGCCGACGAGATCGCCCGACGGTGCGTGCTGCCGGCAACGATCCAGGTCCTGGCGCTGCCGGTCACCCCCGGCCGCGAAGACGCGGCGCGCACCCTCGCCGTCCTCGGCGGGATCCCCGCCGAAGAGGTGCTGGGCGAGCCGAGCGCGACCGACACCGTCTCGTTCAGCTACATGGTGCGACCGTACATCCCCTGGCCGTCGCTGGGTGAGGCCAACCTCACCCCCGCGCAGCGCATGGAGTACTGGAAGCAGTATTGCGACTCCCCGGGCATTCACAAGCGGGTAGAGGGTGATGCGCGCTGGCAGCAGCATTTCTTCGAGGAGGCGCTATTCGGGGGAACCGGCGGACCCGCCGCGGCCACCGGTGCGGGGAACCTGTTTCTCGTCTCCAAATGGCGCTGGCACCGAAAGGATCTCTGATTTCACCGGAGGTTTGATTCCGGCGACGGCTCCGGCCGCGCCACGGGCCCGCCGTCCTCCATCCCGGCAAACTTGAGGTCCCACCAGGCGGCCTCGCGCCCCTCGGGCAGGTCCCACTGCCCCTTCTCCAGCGCCTCCTCGCGGAGCGCCTCGCGCTCGATCAGCGCTTCCATCCGGCGGTCGCCGACCTCCGCCGGGCTGGGCTGCACCACCCACGGCGAGGGCGCGTCCAGGCGCTCGTCCAGGATCTCCGTCATGCCGCGCCGGGCTCGCTCCCGCGCGGTCCACTCCCGCGCGCGCTCGTCCCACCCGGCCCTTCCGGGCCGGAAGCCCACCTGCACGGCCTCCAGCAGCCGCGCCTGCCGCTGCGCCAGCTTGAGCTCCGGGACCGACATCGGCGCGCCGTTCAGCCAGCAGGGCGTGCATAGCTCGCCGTCACGGGGCGCGAAGCGCTCCGGGCGCCGGTCGGCGTCGAGCTTCGGCGTCCCGTCGGTGTGGAGGCGGCTGCGGCCGTCCTCGCGCCCCGCCGTGGTCCCGCAGCGCAGGCACTCGACCGAGCGGTTGTCCTGGTACTTTCCCCCCGGCTGCATCCGCGGCTCGCCGGCGGGGAGCACGGCGGGGTCGGTGAAGGCGCGCCGCTCCAGGTCGGCGCGCGCGAGCTCGTCCCGGCGGCGCTCCACCTCGCGCAGCACCTCGTGCGCGTCGACGCGCGCCTCGGGCGGGAGAGCGGCGCCGGGACGGTCGCGGCGCATCTCCAGCACCTCGGCGGCGCGCTGGTTGAGGCGGTCCAGGCGGCTCCGGGCCTCCCACGCGGTCGTGGCGAGCGCCGCGACCCGATCCCGCTCGGCACGCAGGCCCCGCTCGCCGAGCGCGGCCCGCGCGGCGCTCGCCGCCGGCTCGCCGGAGTCCACCCCGGGGGCGCGCACGGCGGCCACCACGCCCTGCTCGGCGCCCGGGGCGATCAGGCGGACCCCGGCGCGGACCGCCGCCTCCGCCTGGTACGCATCGAGGGCGTGCGCGTGGACGACGCTCTCCATCCGCTCCAGCACCGCGGGCTGCACCTCGCGGGGCGCGGCGGAGAGCGGCTCGGCGGGCGGCGCCTCCGGAGGCGCCGCGCCGCGCTCGGGCGGGCGGCCCTCCAGCGCGGCCAGGCGCGCCTCCATCCGCTCGGCGGCACGCGCGGCCTCCGGGCTCGGGGGCACGTCGAACTGCGTGACCGGCGCGGGATGCGCCGCCAGGATTCGGGTGCGGTAGGCGCTCGCGGCGCGCACCTGCTCCCGCATCGGCTGCAGCACCGCGGCGGCCTGCGGCGAGAGCGCCGGGGGCTCGGAGCGCCGGGTGGGCCAGGTGGGCTCGATGGGCGGCGCGAAGCGGGGACCCGCCTCCGGCAGCCGCGCCAGGAGCTCGTCCAGCCCGCCGCGGTCCAGGCTCACGAGCGTACGCTCTTCGACAGGCCGCATCAGCTCGTGGGGCGCAAGCAACGTGAAGTCGAAGTCGATGTCATGGACCGGGCTCGCCCCGATGGCTGGGGCCGCGCTCAGCCGCTCGAACTCCTCGCCGAACACGCGAGCGGCGGTCCGAAGGTCGGTGCCGCTGTACCGAATGGATACATCCTCGTGCAGCGCGAGGTCGTGCTCGTACCACTCCAGGACGCGGAAGCGCGCGCCGTCCGGCGGATCGTCCTGCTCCAGGATCAGGAGCCGGAATGCACGCTCCTCCCGCCAGTCCGCTTTCGCCAGGGTGAGCGGCGCGGGCGGGTACGAGTCGTCCCAATCGGTCCCGTCGGGACTGCCGAGTGGCTCTGACGAGGCGGCGTCGGACATGGAAGCCGGGCGGCGGAGACAGGGGTTTCCCTGCGAAAGGGGAGATCTTCGCTGCCCTGTTCTACCCCGTGCGGGAAGGGCGGGGACGGTCGCTCAGGCCGCGTTCGCCCGCTTCGCGGCCATGAGCGCGCGCCGCGCGACGCCGCCGTGCGGGAGCGCCTGTGGGTCCGCCAGCAGGGTGAGCGAGGTGCGCGCCCGCGACAGCGCGACGCACAGGAGCGAGGCGGCCTCGGGGTTGCCGCGCTCGTCCAGGAAGCGGCCGGGATCGTGCCGGGTGGCGACCAGGTCGACGATCACCGCGTCGTGCTCACTCCCCTGCGCGCTGTGCACGGTGCCGATCAGGCCGCCCGAGCGTTCCATGTCGGAGACGCGCTCCGCGATGGCCGCGCGCAGCCGGTCCACCTGGGCGCGGTAGGGGGTGAGGACGGCGATGGAGCCCACGCCCTGACGGCGGAGCCGCTCCACCCGCCCGGCCGCCATGCGCGCGTGGACCTCGTTCGTGCGGCTGCCGCCCACCACGCGTGCCTCGGCGAGCCCCGCGCTGTCCAGCACCTCCACCGTGCCGGGGCGGCCCAGGACGGCCGCGCCGTCCTGGAGGATCCCGTCGTAGAAGGCGTCGGACACGAGGCGGCGGATCGGCGGGGCCATCCGGTGCTGCACCCGCAGCACCGGGCGCCGGGGGTCCTCCACGGCGGCCCGGTCGCACCCCAGGTGGTGGAAGAGGCTCCTGCCGAGCACTCCGCGGGCGGCGGGATCGCGCACGGGGCACACCGGCCCGAGCTGGTGCGGGTCGCCCCAGAGGAGGAGCCGGCGCCGGGCGAGCGAGGCCGCCCAGAGGGCGTAGGGACGTGCGCCATCGCGGCCTCGTCCACGATCACCGCGTCCCAGGGGCCGGCGGGCGGCCGCACAAGCGCCTCCGCCAGGGTGGCGCCGACCAGCCGTGGCGGGCGGGACGCGGCCGCCACCGTCCGGCCGAGAGCGCGCGCGTCGCGCAGCAGCGAGAGCGCGTCCACGCGGGCGCCGTCCTCGCGGAGGACGCCTTGCGCCCGCGCCTCCAGGCGCCGCAGGCGGGCGGCCGCGTCCCAGCCGGCGCCGAGCGCCCCGGCGACCCCCCACGCCCATTCCCACCGCCCGCGCTCCAGGCGGGCCGCGCGGGCCTCCAGCGCCTCCACGGCCGCGTCCAGGCCCGCGCGGTGCGCGCCGTCCAGCCCGTCGCCCTTCCACAGCGGACCGTGGCTCCCCTGGCGCAGCAGGGCCGCGGCGGGGACGTCCCGCTCGCGCGCTGCGCCGGCGATCCGCGCCAGCGCGGTGTCCACCGCCGCGTGCGTCGGTGCCAGGAGCAGGACGCGCTCCCCCGAGAGGAGGAGCGCGAGGACGGTGCGCGCCAGGGTCTGGGTCTTCCCCGTTCCGGGCGGCCTCAGGACGAGGAGGAGGTCGCTGCCCAGCGAGCGCTCCAGCGCGTCGGCCTGGTCCTCCTCCAGCCCCTCCTGCAGCGCCTCGCCGGGGGCGTGGCCGCGCCCCGGCCGGGCGGGAACCCACCCCGCCGCGGTGGCCACCAGCCCCGCGCGGGCGGAGATCGCCGCCTCCAGCGCGGACTCCAGCCGCTCGGAGAGATGGAGGGTGCGCCCCAGGACCTGTCGGACGTCGGCGTGGACGCCGTCCACGTGGACGCTCGCGCCGTCGGCGGCGAGGACCGTCGCCGGGCGCGTTCCGGCGGGCCCGGCCAGGGCGATCTCGGCACCGCGGGCGAGCCGCACCGGGCGCTCCAGGGTGAGGACGGTGGTTCTCCCCGCCTGCGGCGACGCAACGCGGACGGGGACCGGGCGGTCGAGCGAGCGCTCCCGGTTCAGGGTGCGGTCCTGCGCGCGCTCGGCGGCGAGCGCCGCGCGGAGGGTGTCCCGGAGCTCGCCGGGACCGGGGACGGGACGCATGGATGTGCCTCCGCCCCGCCCCCCGGTGGGGGACGGGGCACTCGGGGTGAGGGTCAGATGCTCTGGCTGCGGGCCTGCTCCAGGTGGGTCGGGTGCATCCCGGCGTTGGCGTGGGCCAGGTGCTCGAAGCGGCGACGCCGGCGCTCGGCGCGGATCTCCCGCTCCCACGCACCGACCGACCCCTTCGGCCGCACCGCGTGCAGCCGGCGCGAACGCACGGTGGCGCCGGGGCGCGTGCCCTGCCGGGCCCACCCGTCCAGCCGG
This is a stretch of genomic DNA from Longimicrobium sp.. It encodes these proteins:
- a CDS encoding DEAD/DEAH box helicase yields the protein MGVGGRRGARRRLGRGRPPAAPGGAGARRPPRGRRPRGRALAAARRARSRPDGGGRVPPATAGRRHPGGGACAAARRPLGRGDRGRGRDGARPYALWAASLARRRLLLWGDPHQLGPVCPVRDPAARGVLGRSLFHHLGCDRAAVEDPRRPVLRVQHRMAPPIRRLVSDAFYDGILQDGAAVLGRPGTVEVLDSAGLAEARVVGGSRTNEVHARMAAGRVERLRRQGVGSIAVLTPYRAQVDRLRAAIAERVSDMERSGGLIGTVHSAQGSEHDAVIVDLVATRHDPGRFLDERGNPEAASLLCVALSRARTSLTLLADPQALPHGGVARRALMAAKRANAA